The following are encoded in a window of Flavobacterium psychrotrophum genomic DNA:
- a CDS encoding agmatine deiminase family protein — protein sequence MSQFQNIETPKKLGFTFPAEFAPQRALWLSWPHKEASWPGKLHTIYKPYCEFILQVSRHQKVCINVADEAMKNFAISELHMYAALVKGAVLENVSFYFHPTNDAWCRDHGPAFLVNKQTGEKAIVDWGYNAWGDKYPPYDLDDVIPTRIGEALGLKFFNPGIVMEGGSVEFNGKGTLLTTTACLLNENRNPHLNQKQIEEYLSEYYGADHILWLGDGIVGDDTDGHIDDITRFVNEDTVVTVVEEDKNDENYHLLHENLELLKGMRLQDGKQVNIIELPMPKAVIWEDQRLPASYANFYIANESVIVPTFRDDVNDKKALDILTDCFKGREVIGIDSTDLIWGLGSFHCLSQQEPL from the coding sequence ATGTCACAATTCCAAAACATAGAGACTCCAAAGAAACTGGGTTTCACATTTCCGGCAGAATTTGCGCCGCAGCGTGCGCTATGGCTTTCATGGCCGCACAAAGAGGCTTCATGGCCGGGTAAATTACACACCATTTACAAGCCGTACTGCGAATTTATTTTGCAGGTATCGCGCCATCAAAAAGTGTGTATAAACGTAGCTGATGAAGCTATGAAAAACTTCGCGATAAGCGAACTGCATATGTATGCCGCCCTTGTAAAAGGAGCTGTTTTAGAAAACGTAAGTTTTTACTTTCATCCTACTAACGATGCCTGGTGCCGCGATCATGGCCCTGCTTTCCTAGTTAATAAACAAACCGGAGAAAAGGCTATTGTTGACTGGGGTTATAATGCCTGGGGCGACAAATATCCTCCATACGACCTGGATGATGTTATCCCTACACGCATAGGCGAAGCACTGGGACTTAAGTTTTTTAACCCGGGTATTGTAATGGAAGGCGGCAGTGTAGAGTTTAACGGCAAAGGCACGTTGCTTACAACAACAGCCTGCCTGCTTAACGAAAACCGTAATCCACACCTCAACCAGAAGCAAATAGAAGAATATCTTTCTGAATATTATGGTGCAGACCATATTTTATGGCTGGGCGATGGTATAGTAGGCGATGATACTGATGGGCATATTGATGATATTACCCGTTTTGTAAACGAAGATACCGTAGTAACTGTAGTAGAGGAAGATAAGAACGACGAAAATTATCACCTGCTTCACGAAAACCTTGAACTGCTTAAAGGCATGCGCTTGCAGGATGGTAAGCAGGTAAACATTATTGAGTTGCCAATGCCTAAAGCTGTTATTTGGGAAGACCAAAGACTACCGGCATCCTACGCAAACTTTTACATTGCAAATGAAAGCGTAATTGTACCTACATTCCGCGATGATGTTAATGATAAAAAAGCACTTGATATACTTACAGATTGCTTTAAAGGCCGCGAGGTTATAGGCATAGACAGCACAGACCTTATTTGGGGACTGGGCAGCTTCCATTGCCTGAGCCAGCAGGAGCCTTTGTAA
- a CDS encoding choice-of-anchor tandem repeat GloVer-containing protein: MKIKLLSVIILLLTILSLQKTTAQHTAQLYGLTQKGGTGNVGTIFHYTPEDHTFHHDFSFDEVVHGKVSKSDVTDGGNGKVYGTTTLGGANNAGVIYEWDLTTNTYTEPYSFETANGTDARGALVLHNGKFYGMTHLGGSGNGGVIYEWDPVTNVYTKKIDFDGSNGFNPIGTLTLYNGLFYGVTTAGGNANSGVLFTWDPATNTFTKKHDFTTTNGSVPIAKLEAYNSKLYGMTSAGGTSGKGVIYEWNPATDTFTKKKDFTGADGENPNGHLTLYNNKFYGVTTLGGSNAGGVIFEWNPATNAYLKKKDLGGAYSGTNYRTTKPLGSLTLKDNIFYLITSAASDGNGVCKGSIFSWDPATNNTTEEAANYPVCAPGVEVIVTEVAMPYATMIVIGDKLYGTSSAYGQGNSGVLFEFNTTTHTHTRSVHFGATNGSLPRGSLTQVGSKLYGMTFTGDYDHHGNIFEWDMTTQQFAVKVRFNASTGWYGGIGLTPNGTKLYGKTAYAPINSQQFYSGTGIFEWDAATNIFEPKVSGSFNDGMLVNNGQSADMYTLGWGANSQRGAIHKYTAGEQTSTEIQILNNDGSQGSIETYQGEPAANSLAYYNGKYYGITSSNGNYLFKGTIFEWDPATNAVTLKHIFTDAEGTYPTGALTLANGKFYGLTSKGGETGFGSLFEWDPATNTFDVKIMMGALSAGTSNIWGYNIVPQGTLTLYDNKLYGLCYGQARGPVMGSIFEYDIATASITDVIFFNGINGPVLGANPKFTQLTLVIPNQEPVVSNVPQAVTSCSNTADNFDFEITDADNDVLQFTVTSSTPTLLPVANIAITGNNGNYTLNYTPLHAQTGVTNLTVTANDGYGGTVTFTMTLTITGKPSSLVVANNAVLVAQQPNAQYQWFDCGTGLSISGATQQVFIAQAIGSYAVNITLNDCEVISDCSPVQSLDIKGYDANSAFLFVNNETNMLEIVTSNTVKQIAVFNALGQLVVRNYGNAKISLESVKTGVYFAIVQTEGGITREKFIKR, from the coding sequence ATGAAAATAAAATTACTTTCTGTAATTATTTTACTCCTGACAATCTTATCATTACAAAAAACAACAGCACAACATACTGCCCAGTTATATGGCTTAACTCAAAAGGGCGGCACAGGTAATGTAGGTACCATTTTTCATTACACACCCGAAGACCATACGTTTCATCATGACTTTTCATTTGACGAAGTAGTTCATGGCAAAGTATCTAAATCTGATGTTACTGATGGCGGTAACGGAAAGGTTTACGGCACTACTACCCTGGGCGGAGCAAACAACGCAGGGGTTATTTATGAATGGGACCTTACCACAAATACCTATACCGAACCCTATAGTTTTGAAACAGCAAACGGAACCGATGCCCGTGGTGCTTTAGTTTTGCACAATGGAAAATTTTATGGCATGACACACCTGGGAGGCTCCGGTAACGGTGGTGTGATCTATGAATGGGATCCTGTAACGAATGTCTACACTAAAAAAATAGACTTTGACGGAAGTAACGGCTTCAATCCTATTGGCACGCTTACTTTATACAATGGCTTATTCTATGGTGTTACCACAGCAGGGGGAAACGCAAATTCCGGGGTACTTTTTACCTGGGATCCTGCCACAAACACCTTTACAAAAAAGCATGATTTTACAACTACCAATGGTAGCGTCCCTATAGCAAAGCTTGAAGCCTACAACAGTAAATTATACGGCATGACGAGTGCCGGCGGCACTTCTGGTAAAGGCGTTATATACGAGTGGAATCCTGCTACTGATACTTTTACCAAAAAGAAAGACTTTACCGGCGCTGATGGCGAAAACCCTAACGGGCATCTTACGCTGTATAACAACAAATTTTATGGTGTTACCACACTTGGAGGCAGTAATGCCGGTGGGGTTATTTTTGAATGGAACCCTGCTACCAACGCCTACTTAAAAAAGAAAGACCTTGGTGGGGCTTATAGCGGCACAAATTACCGCACCACAAAACCGTTGGGCTCTCTTACCCTTAAAGACAATATCTTTTACCTTATAACAAGTGCTGCCAGCGATGGCAATGGTGTATGCAAAGGATCTATTTTTAGTTGGGATCCTGCTACTAACAACACGACTGAAGAAGCTGCAAATTATCCGGTTTGCGCTCCCGGTGTCGAGGTTATTGTAACAGAAGTAGCTATGCCTTATGCTACTATGATTGTTATAGGCGACAAACTTTATGGCACCAGTTCAGCTTACGGGCAGGGCAATTCAGGTGTATTGTTTGAGTTCAACACAACTACGCATACCCATACCCGATCGGTACACTTTGGTGCAACAAACGGATCGTTACCGCGGGGCAGCCTTACACAAGTGGGCAGTAAACTCTATGGCATGACATTCACCGGCGATTATGACCATCATGGCAACATCTTTGAATGGGATATGACCACACAGCAATTTGCCGTTAAGGTGCGTTTTAATGCCAGTACAGGTTGGTATGGCGGTATAGGCCTTACGCCAAATGGCACTAAACTGTATGGTAAAACAGCATATGCCCCAATCAACAGCCAGCAATTTTATTCAGGTACAGGCATTTTTGAATGGGATGCCGCTACTAACATATTTGAACCCAAGGTCAGCGGAAGTTTTAACGATGGTATGCTGGTAAACAACGGACAATCAGCCGATATGTACACGTTGGGCTGGGGTGCAAATTCTCAGCGTGGGGCAATACATAAATATACGGCCGGAGAGCAAACCTCGACTGAAATACAGATACTGAATAACGACGGATCGCAGGGATCTATTGAAACGTATCAGGGCGAACCTGCAGCAAATAGCCTGGCTTATTATAACGGTAAATACTATGGCATTACATCAAGCAATGGTAACTACCTTTTTAAAGGTACTATTTTTGAGTGGGATCCTGCCACTAATGCTGTTACCCTTAAGCACATCTTTACGGATGCTGAGGGTACATATCCCACGGGAGCACTAACCCTGGCGAATGGAAAATTCTATGGGCTTACAAGCAAAGGCGGCGAAACGGGTTTTGGAAGCCTGTTTGAATGGGATCCTGCCACTAATACTTTTGATGTTAAAATTATGATGGGTGCTTTAAGCGCCGGCACCAGTAACATATGGGGATATAATATTGTGCCTCAGGGTACTTTAACATTATATGATAACAAACTATATGGCCTTTGTTACGGGCAGGCACGGGGGCCGGTTATGGGCAGTATTTTCGAATATGACATTGCAACAGCATCTATCACTGATGTAATTTTTTTTAACGGTATTAATGGTCCCGTGCTTGGTGCAAATCCAAAGTTTACACAACTTACATTAGTAATACCAAATCAGGAACCTGTTGTAAGCAATGTACCACAAGCGGTTACATCTTGCAGCAACACAGCAGATAATTTTGATTTTGAAATTACAGATGCCGATAATGATGTGCTACAGTTTACTGTTACGAGTAGTACACCTACATTGTTACCGGTTGCGAACATAGCCATAACAGGAAATAACGGCAACTATACACTTAACTACACCCCCCTACATGCACAGACAGGCGTTACAAATCTTACTGTAACTGCTAATGATGGCTATGGCGGTACGGTAACTTTTACAATGACATTGACTATTACCGGTAAGCCAAGCTCTTTAGTAGTAGCTAACAATGCAGTCCTTGTAGCACAACAGCCCAATGCGCAGTACCAATGGTTTGACTGTGGTACAGGTTTATCTATAAGTGGTGCTACACAGCAGGTATTTATAGCCCAGGCTATAGGCAGCTATGCCGTAAATATAACACTCAATGACTGCGAAGTAATTTCAGATTGTTCTCCTGTACAATCCTTAGACATTAAAGGCTATGATGCCAATAGCGCTTTTCTATTTGTAAACAATGAAACAAATATGCTGGAAATTGTTACATCAAATACCGTAAAACAAATAGCTGTTTTTAATGCACTGGGGCAGTTGGTTGTACGAAATTACGGGAATGCGAAAATAAGCCTCGAATCTGTAAAAACAGGAGTATATTTTGCAATAGTACAAACCGAAGGTGGTATAACAAGGGAAAAATTTATAAAAAGATAA
- a CDS encoding T9SS type A sorting domain-containing protein, translating into MNKNYLLLLLFVLFNQLAYSQVNFGDQHLFSDSKTYFPSQESALTTADLNNDGLLEVILVSGADNSSLVFYKNVNGNIKYDQAHVVVDNIAYPKKILATDMNADGLEDIVVSSQITGKILLYKNLGNFEFSEEILIATLPLAYSIISLDINNDGAIDLIASNGISIVTYLNSANNTFIVGQTIASNSYIENFKLFDIDNDGDKDLFGIRRGNEIILYRHEGNEFDDGTQIAYTRGSSALEFYDINNDGYYELLTASYNSVSVHTNVGGEYFEQSETLLTTPFDVETIAINDIDGDTQKDLIIASYSKIGWYKHADTGFEVYRQITDNVSLVNSFIIEDLNDDGSKEIIATSFSSSSYGKRKASYFEHNEDGTFNEILFNMYFGAIINNRIIDIDNDGLNDIVTGSKSIYWNKNQGNGVFSSPLLISPYNDILYNYLIEVADLNNDGFIDIIGVKNSRLEIYQNVGDGTFTLQHSLSISTNTTDIKVADFNADGYKDIVLILSGANHMGIIKNLGNFTFENLTTINFQEIYYVPNKIACGDIDNDGDIDMAVSSSETSTIQWLENNGQGVFNVHNVYSETVAGLIELVDIDNDGWLDIVSGGPYWAGTSNIYWLRNNNLNFSVKKVINQTQRMQAIVFKDIDNDGDKDFVGIYATENPAHEVLAYFLNNGNSYTKNIIDTIYDSAESMDLQFNDLNNDGKSDILAGIYFVGRNVIYYNETLLFDEQPTLNNKHLFYPNPVTDVININIPGVYSISIYNELGQLVLEKKEHTKNTFDLSNLKDGMYFFSIETEGKTYTDKIIKLNK; encoded by the coding sequence ATGAATAAAAATTATTTACTTCTTCTATTATTTGTGCTGTTTAACCAATTAGCTTATTCACAAGTAAATTTTGGGGATCAGCATTTATTCTCTGACAGCAAAACATATTTTCCTTCACAAGAATCTGCTTTAACTACTGCCGATTTAAATAATGATGGGCTTCTTGAGGTAATCTTAGTATCAGGTGCAGATAATAGTTCGCTCGTATTTTATAAAAATGTAAATGGAAATATTAAATATGATCAGGCCCATGTTGTTGTAGATAATATAGCATATCCAAAAAAAATACTTGCAACAGATATGAACGCTGATGGCCTTGAAGACATAGTTGTTTCCAGCCAGATAACAGGTAAAATATTATTGTACAAAAATTTGGGTAATTTTGAATTTTCCGAAGAAATTCTAATTGCAACTCTTCCTCTTGCTTATTCAATTATTAGTCTAGACATTAATAATGATGGAGCAATAGATCTTATTGCTTCAAATGGGATATCTATTGTAACATATTTAAACAGTGCTAATAATACTTTTATAGTTGGCCAGACTATTGCATCCAATTCTTACATTGAAAATTTTAAACTTTTTGATATCGATAATGATGGCGATAAAGACCTATTTGGCATCAGACGGGGAAATGAAATTATATTATATCGCCACGAAGGAAATGAATTTGATGATGGAACCCAAATCGCATATACAAGGGGTTCCTCAGCATTAGAATTTTATGATATTAATAATGATGGCTATTATGAATTACTTACAGCATCTTATAATAGTGTTTCTGTTCATACAAATGTCGGTGGAGAATATTTTGAGCAATCTGAAACATTACTTACAACTCCTTTTGATGTAGAAACAATCGCAATAAATGACATTGATGGAGATACTCAAAAAGATTTAATCATAGCATCATATAGTAAGATTGGATGGTATAAGCACGCTGATACAGGTTTTGAAGTTTATAGGCAAATTACTGATAATGTTAGTTTAGTAAATTCCTTCATTATCGAAGATTTGAATGATGATGGCTCCAAAGAAATAATTGCTACATCCTTCTCGAGCAGCTCCTACGGAAAACGAAAAGCATCATATTTTGAGCATAATGAGGATGGTACATTTAACGAAATACTTTTTAATATGTACTTCGGGGCAATTATTAACAATAGGATCATAGATATTGATAACGATGGATTAAATGATATTGTAACAGGCTCAAAATCTATATACTGGAATAAAAATCAGGGTAATGGCGTTTTTTCATCCCCTCTACTTATATCTCCATATAATGATATACTTTACAACTATCTAATTGAAGTTGCAGATTTAAATAACGATGGGTTTATTGATATTATTGGCGTTAAAAATTCTAGACTTGAAATATATCAAAATGTGGGCGATGGTACTTTTACACTTCAACACAGCTTATCTATTTCAACAAATACAACTGATATTAAAGTTGCTGATTTTAATGCTGATGGCTACAAAGACATTGTATTAATTTTGTCTGGGGCTAACCATATGGGCATTATTAAAAATTTAGGTAATTTCACGTTTGAAAATCTTACAACAATTAATTTTCAGGAGATATACTATGTGCCTAATAAAATTGCCTGTGGTGATATTGATAATGATGGTGATATTGATATGGCAGTGAGTAGTAGCGAAACATCTACAATACAGTGGCTAGAAAATAATGGACAAGGAGTTTTTAATGTACATAATGTTTATTCTGAAACAGTAGCGGGATTAATTGAATTAGTAGATATTGATAATGACGGATGGCTTGATATTGTTTCCGGAGGACCTTATTGGGCTGGCACATCAAATATCTACTGGTTAAGAAACAATAACTTGAATTTTTCTGTAAAAAAAGTAATCAACCAAACCCAAAGAATGCAGGCAATTGTTTTTAAAGACATTGACAATGATGGTGATAAAGATTTTGTTGGAATATATGCTACAGAAAACCCAGCTCATGAGGTTTTAGCCTATTTTTTAAATAATGGTAACTCATATACTAAAAACATTATTGATACAATTTATGATTCTGCAGAGTCTATGGATTTACAATTTAATGATCTTAACAATGATGGTAAAAGCGATATACTGGCGGGAATTTATTTTGTAGGACGAAATGTAATTTATTATAACGAAACGTTACTGTTTGATGAACAGCCAACATTAAACAATAAGCATTTATTTTATCCAAATCCTGTTACAGATGTCATTAATATTAATATCCCTGGTGTATATAGTATTTCAATTTATAATGAATTAGGACAACTTGTACTGGAAAAAAAAGAACATACTAAAAACACTTTTGATCTTAGCAATCTTAAAGATGGAATGTATTTTTTTAGTATAGAAACAGAAGGAAAAACATACACCGATAAGATTATAAAATTAAATAAATAA
- a CDS encoding DUF4134 domain-containing protein, which translates to MNLKRIFGTVLTILGIIGLIYGGYIFVNSNTGEQSIKTIAIYGILGLIFFIAGISLVKRTRDDSNV; encoded by the coding sequence ATGAACCTGAAACGAATTTTTGGAACCGTACTCACCATCCTCGGTATTATAGGGCTTATTTACGGAGGATATATTTTTGTAAACAGCAATACGGGAGAGCAGAGCATCAAAACCATTGCCATTTACGGCATCTTAGGGCTAATTTTCTTTATTGCCGGCATAAGCCTTGTAAAGCGCACACGAGACGATTCGAACGTTTAA
- the clpB gene encoding ATP-dependent chaperone ClpB — protein sequence MNFANFTIKSQEAIQRAQQIAQSYGHQQIENEHIVKAILEVDENVTPFLLKKLNVNLPLFNQVLDATLQSFPKVQGGEMGISRDASNALNEASNIARKMNDEFVSIEHLLLAIFASRSKVAQILKDQGVTEKALKAAIDELRKGERVTSASAEETYNSLNKYAKNLNQLANDGKLDPVIGRDEEIRRVLQILSRRTKNNPMLVGEPGVGKTAIAEGLAHRIIQGDVPENLKNKIVFSLDMGALIAGAKYKGEFEERLKSVVKEVTAAEGDIVLFIDEIHTLVGAGGGDGAMDAANILKPALARGELRAIGATTLDEYQKYFEKDKALERRFQKVMVDEPDTESAISILRGIKEKYEAHHQVRIKDDAIIAAVELSQRYITNRFLPDKAIDLMDEAAAKLRMEINSKPEELDVLDRKIMQLEIEIEAIKRENDESKLKSLGLELANIKEERNEIYARWKSEKDVVDGIQAAKTDIENFKLEAEKAEREGNYGKVAELRYGKIKDAEEQLVVLEKQLQETQKGQTLIKEEVTHEDIAEVVAKWTGIPVTKMLQSEREKLLKLEDELHKRVVGQEEAIEAVSDAVRRSRAGLQDQKKPIGSFLFLGTTGVGKTELAKALASYLFDDENAMTRIDMSEYQERHSVSRLVGAPPGYVGYDEGGQLTEAVRRKPYSVVLLDEIEKAHPDTFNILLQVLDEGRLTDNKGRVADFKNTIIIMTSNIGSHIIQEKLENFKGDVDTAIEVAKTEVLGLLKQTVRPEFINRIDDIVMFTPLSADNIREIVGLQLKSVTKLLAQQNITLDATPEAIAYLSKKGFDPDFGARPVKRVIQKEVMNQLSKEILSGRVTTDSIILLDSFDGQLVFRNQTDLVNKQ from the coding sequence ATGAACTTTGCCAATTTTACTATAAAATCACAAGAAGCCATACAGCGGGCACAGCAGATAGCCCAAAGCTATGGCCACCAGCAGATAGAGAACGAACACATTGTAAAAGCCATACTTGAGGTGGATGAAAATGTGACCCCGTTCCTGCTAAAAAAACTAAATGTTAACCTGCCCCTGTTTAACCAGGTGCTTGATGCCACACTACAAAGCTTTCCTAAAGTGCAGGGCGGCGAAATGGGCATTTCCCGCGATGCGTCTAACGCACTGAATGAAGCAAGCAATATTGCCCGCAAAATGAATGATGAGTTTGTAAGCATTGAGCATTTGCTGCTTGCCATTTTTGCATCGCGCAGTAAGGTAGCCCAGATATTAAAAGACCAAGGCGTAACAGAGAAAGCACTTAAAGCCGCCATTGACGAACTGCGCAAAGGCGAAAGGGTAACCAGCGCAAGTGCCGAAGAAACGTATAATTCACTTAACAAATACGCAAAAAACCTTAACCAGCTGGCTAACGATGGTAAGCTTGACCCGGTTATAGGCCGCGACGAAGAAATTCGCCGTGTATTGCAAATCTTAAGCCGCCGTACCAAGAATAACCCTATGCTTGTAGGCGAACCGGGCGTGGGTAAAACCGCCATTGCCGAAGGGCTTGCGCACCGCATCATTCAGGGAGACGTACCGGAAAATCTTAAGAACAAAATTGTATTCTCGCTGGATATGGGGGCGCTGATAGCAGGTGCAAAATATAAAGGTGAGTTTGAAGAACGCTTAAAATCGGTAGTGAAAGAAGTTACTGCTGCCGAAGGCGATATTGTACTATTTATAGACGAGATACATACCCTTGTGGGTGCCGGCGGTGGCGATGGCGCCATGGATGCTGCAAACATCCTTAAGCCTGCCCTGGCCCGTGGAGAGCTGCGTGCTATAGGTGCAACCACGCTTGATGAGTACCAGAAATATTTTGAGAAAGATAAGGCGCTTGAAAGGCGTTTCCAAAAGGTGATGGTTGATGAGCCTGATACCGAAAGTGCCATATCCATACTTCGTGGTATTAAAGAAAAATATGAAGCCCACCACCAGGTGCGTATTAAAGACGATGCCATTATAGCAGCCGTAGAGCTGAGCCAAAGGTACATTACTAACCGTTTTCTTCCTGATAAGGCGATTGACCTTATGGACGAAGCAGCGGCTAAACTGCGCATGGAGATCAACTCGAAACCGGAAGAGCTGGATGTACTGGACCGTAAGATAATGCAGCTTGAAATTGAGATAGAAGCCATTAAGCGTGAAAATGATGAAAGCAAGCTAAAATCGTTAGGGCTGGAACTGGCTAATATTAAAGAAGAACGTAACGAAATATATGCCCGCTGGAAAAGTGAAAAGGATGTTGTAGATGGCATTCAGGCCGCGAAAACAGACATCGAGAACTTTAAGCTGGAAGCAGAAAAAGCAGAGCGCGAAGGTAATTATGGTAAGGTAGCAGAACTGCGCTACGGTAAGATAAAAGATGCCGAAGAGCAACTGGTAGTACTTGAAAAACAACTTCAAGAAACCCAAAAAGGCCAGACTCTTATTAAAGAAGAAGTAACCCATGAGGACATTGCCGAAGTTGTAGCCAAATGGACCGGTATACCGGTTACCAAAATGCTGCAAAGTGAACGCGAAAAACTCCTTAAGCTGGAAGACGAACTGCACAAACGTGTGGTAGGCCAGGAAGAAGCCATAGAGGCTGTAAGCGATGCTGTGCGCCGTAGCCGTGCAGGGCTTCAGGACCAGAAGAAGCCAATAGGTTCATTCCTGTTTCTGGGCACTACGGGTGTGGGTAAAACAGAGCTTGCAAAAGCGCTTGCCTCTTACCTGTTTGATGATGAAAATGCGATGACGCGCATTGACATGAGCGAGTACCAGGAACGTCATAGTGTGAGCCGCCTTGTGGGTGCGCCTCCGGGATATGTAGGTTATGATGAGGGTGGACAGCTTACCGAAGCCGTGCGCCGTAAACCCTACAGCGTTGTACTACTCGACGAAATAGAGAAAGCCCACCCTGATACATTCAACATACTGCTTCAGGTGCTTGACGAAGGCCGCCTTACGGATAATAAAGGCCGTGTAGCCGACTTTAAGAACACGATCATTATCATGACGAGCAATATAGGCAGCCACATTATCCAGGAAAAACTGGAGAACTTTAAAGGTGATGTAGACACCGCTATTGAAGTTGCAAAAACCGAAGTTCTCGGCTTATTAAAGCAAACCGTTAGGCCGGAGTTTATTAACCGTATTGATGATATCGTGATGTTTACGCCGCTTAGTGCCGATAACATTCGTGAGATTGTTGGGTTACAGCTTAAGAGTGTTACTAAACTGCTGGCACAGCAAAACATTACGCTTGATGCCACTCCCGAAGCCATTGCCTATCTTTCTAAAAAAGGTTTTGACCCGGATTTTGGTGCACGCCCTGTAAAACGTGTAATTCAGAAAGAGGTAATGAACCAGCTGAGTAAGGAAATACTAAGCGGCAGGGTTACGACTGATAGCATCATCTTACTGGATAGTTTTGACGGACAGCTTGTTTTCAGGAACCAGACGGATTTGGTTAATAAGCAATAA
- the trxA gene encoding thioredoxin — MNAFQTLINGDTPVLIDFFATWCGPCKMMAPILDDVKTELGDSVTIIKIDVDKNQALVATSQFQVRGVPTLMLFKNGEMLWKQSGVVPKEDLVKTVKSFQ, encoded by the coding sequence ATGAATGCATTTCAAACACTTATAAATGGCGATACCCCTGTATTGATAGACTTTTTTGCGACATGGTGTGGTCCCTGCAAGATGATGGCGCCCATACTGGACGATGTAAAAACCGAGCTGGGTGACAGCGTAACCATTATAAAAATTGATGTAGATAAAAACCAGGCATTAGTGGCTACATCGCAATTTCAGGTTAGGGGAGTACCCACGCTGATGTTGTTTAAAAATGGTGAAATGCTTTGGAAACAATCTGGCGTAGTGCCGAAGGAAGATTTGGTGAAAACAGTTAAAAGTTTTCAGTAA
- a CDS encoding carbon-nitrogen hydrolase — protein sequence MGKVKIGLVQMSCEKEKQPNMDKAIREIRNAAANGAQIVCLQELFTSLYFCDVEDYENFKLAEAIPGPSTETLSEVAKELNVVIIASLFEKRAEGLYHNTTAVIDADGTYLGKYRKMHIPDDPAFYEKFYFTPGDLGYKTFQTKYAKIGVLICWDQWYPEASRITALMGAEIMFYPTAIGWATDQDEDTNKEQYDAWQTIQRSHAVANGVHVVSVNRVGFEQDGAMKFWGGSFVANPQGKLLYLGTHEEEETTVVEVDTKATDHYRTHWPFLRDRRIDSYQPITKRYLDEE from the coding sequence ATGGGTAAAGTAAAGATAGGATTGGTACAAATGAGCTGCGAAAAAGAAAAGCAGCCCAATATGGATAAAGCCATCCGAGAAATTCGTAATGCTGCTGCAAATGGCGCTCAGATCGTGTGCCTGCAGGAACTTTTTACATCGCTGTATTTTTGTGATGTAGAAGATTATGAAAACTTTAAACTGGCTGAAGCCATTCCCGGCCCAAGCACCGAAACGCTTAGCGAAGTTGCTAAAGAGCTTAACGTAGTAATTATAGCTTCGTTATTTGAAAAGCGTGCCGAAGGCTTATACCACAATACTACGGCGGTTATAGATGCCGATGGTACATACCTGGGTAAATACCGCAAAATGCACATTCCGGACGACCCTGCGTTCTACGAGAAATTCTACTTTACACCCGGCGACCTGGGTTATAAAACCTTCCAGACCAAATATGCCAAAATTGGCGTGCTTATCTGCTGGGACCAGTGGTACCCTGAAGCAAGCCGCATAACAGCACTTATGGGCGCAGAAATCATGTTCTACCCTACCGCTATAGGCTGGGCTACAGACCAGGATGAAGATACAAACAAAGAACAATATGACGCTTGGCAAACCATTCAGCGCTCTCACGCCGTTGCAAATGGCGTACACGTTGTAAGCGTTAACCGTGTAGGCTTTGAGCAGGACGGTGCCATGAAATTCTGGGGTGGCAGCTTTGTAGCCAACCCTCAGGGTAAACTGTTGTACCTTGGTACTCACGAAGAAGAAGAAACAACCGTGGTAGAAGTAGACACTAAGGCTACAGACCATTACCGCACACACTGGCCTTTTCTTCGCGACCGCAGGATAGACAGCTACCAGCCTATTACAAAGCGTTATCTTGATGAAGAATAG